One Candidatus Aegiribacteria sp. genomic window, ATCTGACAGAGTAACCGTCTGTTCTACTTCCCCGATCGCGCATTCTGTTCCTGTTAATCTTCACAAACCTCGCATGGATCATTCTCAACGGTTCCTTCATTATGAATGAATCCGAATCCTTCAACCCATCTTTTTCCACCATACTTACATTGTCTCTCGAAATCGAGGTACTGGACGAATCTCTCAACAACTACATCCGGTATGATATGCTCTATACTGCATGCGCATTTGTTAGCAGTGTCAGGGTCTATCGCAAGTACGCTAATAAAGAAGTCACGGAATACCTCATGCTTCCATGCTATTTGTTTTGCGATTTCCGAACCTTCGGGCGTTAGTGTGATGATATCGTAGGGAGCATGGTTAACAAGACCGCGATTTACCAGGAT contains:
- a CDS encoding metal-dependent transcriptional regulator, giving the protein MELSSSLEDYLEAIYNVIKVKTAARATDIAKKLNVANSSVTNALQILVNRGLVNHAPYDIITLTPEGSEIAKQIAWKHEVFRDFFISVLAIDPDTANKCACSIEHIIPDVVVERFVQYLDFERQCKYGGKRWVEGFGFIHNEGTVENDPCEVCED